TGCTTGCGCAGCCCGCGCTCGGCGCGGATACGCAGCCCGCCGCGGGCGTACGCCCCGAGCCGGTCGGCGTACCGCGCGCAGTCGCCGGCCGAGGCGACCGCCGTGTTCACATGCGCCTGGAGATACGCCTGCTTGAGGCCCTCACGCGCCCGACTGGCCAGCACGGCCGTGGCGTTGGCCGTGAGACCGAACAGCGGCGCGACCTCGCTGGGCGACTCCTCCTCGACAGTGGTGTGCCACAGCACCGCCTGCCAGCGCTCCGGCAGACTGCGGAACGCCTGCATCGCGAGCGACCGCTCGGCCTCGTGCATCGCCCGCACGTCCGCGCCCAGCTCCAGGGTGTCGTCGTCCGACACCTCGGCCGAGCGCGTGGACTGCGCGGCGAACACCGCGAAGTCGTCGACCAGTTGCTCGCGCTTGGCCGTCTTCGTCCACGCGGCGGCGACGCGCCGTACGGTCGTGAGCAGATACGCGCGCACCGCCTGCTCCGGCCCGGCGCCCCCGCGCACCGCCTGGAGCGTGCGCGCGAACACCTCGGCCGTCAGATCGTCGGCGGTGTGGGCGTCCCGGCAGCAGGTGCGGGCGTAACGCAGCACGGCCACCGAGTGCCGCCGGTACAGCTCCTCGTACGCCCCGTCGTCGCCGTCCCGCATGCGCTGGATCAACTCGGCGTCCGACGTGGGTGGATCGGCGGTCTGTCCCTCGACGGGCGCCTCCGCCGGCCGGCCGACGCGCTCGCGCTGCGGCGGCACACTCACGTGCGTGTCGTCCGACGGCGGCACAGGGACTGCGGGACCGGCAGACGGACCGCCGGACGGATCGCCAGTCGGACCGGCGGCTGGACCCGCGGTCGGGCCGACAGGTCCGGACGGCCCGGCCGTTCCCGGGGAACCTCCCGGTCCGCCCTGGCTCGGCACCTGCCCGGACGGTGACCCACCCGTCCCCGTACTCCCGGCGCCGCCACCCAGTGGCTCGTTCCGTCCGTCACCGCTCATCGCGGAAGCCCCCGTAGCGTCCTGCAGACCCGAAACACCGGGTCAGCGTGCCACAGCGCCCGTCACCGCCAAACCCCCGTTGACAGCGACCACTCGAACATGATTCGGCACCGGAACAGGGCGCCGGTCCACGATCCGGCCCCGCTCCGTTCGACCTGCCGTCGCCGAAACGTCGTTCACCAGGACATCCGCGCAACGGGCATTTCGCAGAAGGTGTGCACGGCGACGCTCACGGCGAGGTGCGGTGCGGTAGTCGGACGAACTGCTGTCCGGACTACCGCCCCACCACCTCAAGTTGACGTCGCCGAACCCCGCGGGCGCCCGCCGGGCCCCGCACTACACCGCCCGGGACCGAAGCCCTTCGAGCAGGATGTCCAGCAGCCGGGCCGAAGCCGCCGCCTGCTGAGCCGCGTCCGGCAGCGCGGGCGCCGCCGTGGCTATCACCAGCAGGACGTCGGCCACCGTCACACCCGGCCGCAGCTCGCCGGCCGACCGCGCGCGCTCGACCAACTGCCCTACGACATCGAGCAGTTCGACAGTGCCGGAAGCCGGATCCACCAGCTCGTCGTCCAAGGCGCCGACCGCGCCGACCGAGGTGTGCTCCCCGGCCCCGACCACACGCAGATCCGGATGTCCGGACTGCCGCTGATGAGGCACCCGTGCCTCGTCCGCCGAGTCCGGCACGACCGTCGACTCGTCGACGTCCACCCCGACCCTCAGCACCTGCGGCGGCAGCAGCCTGCCCGCGCCGGAAGCCACCGACGTCCGCAGGAAGCGGGCGAGCGCGGACCACGGCTCGTCCTCCTGCCCCAGAGCCGCCCGAGCCTGCTCCGTCAGCCGGGAGGTCTCCTCCTCGGCTATCCGGCGGACCAGCACGTCCTTGCTGGGAAACCGCCGGTAGACCGTGCCGACCCCGACCCGGGCCCGGCGCGCCACGTCCTCCATCGGCGCCCCGTAACCGAGCTCGCCGAACACCTCACGAGCCGCCCGCAGGACATGTTCGAGATTGCGCTGAGCGTCGACGCGCAGCGGTGCGGCACGGCCGATCCCGCCGGTGCTCGCGCGTCCGTTGCCGTCCACGGAGACGACGGCCTGCCAATGAGAATCCTGAATGTGCATAAGCGTTCCCCCGGTAATGACGTCTCCCCCCGGAGACCTCCCCGCCTTGACAGCCGGGGCGTTTCGACCAGTCACGGTCGACACCCCGACGGAGTACGAACATAGTTGAGCCCCGGGGAATTCAGAAGGGGGTGGTTCCGCACAGTGCGCCCCCCGATCGGAGCAAGGACCGGAAGATGCCTGATTCGGCACTCTCCTGCCACCGATCCCATACCGCCTGACCTGCGAACCTTCCCTGCCGCAGGGGGATTTGCGCACCTGGGGCTGTCCGAGGGCTCCGGTCACACAATTTGCCGAGGCTGTGGACAAACCAAGGAGCCCGATGCCTCATGGGGTGGTGAAGGCAGAGATCTCCCGGGGGACGACCCCCGCACCACCGCCCCGCGCACGCGTTCTCGTCATCGGCGGCGGCTACGTCGGGATGTACACCGCGCTCCGGCTCCAGCAGAAGCTCAGGCGCGGCGAGGCGGAGGTCGTGGTCGTGTCGCCCAACGCGTACATGACCTACCAGCCGTTCCTGCCCGAGGCGGCCGCCGGCTCGATCTCACCGCGCCATGTCGTGGTGCCGCTGCGCCGTGTCCTGCCGGACTGCAAGATCATCGTCGGTGAGGCCAGATCCATCGACCACGCCAGGCGCGTCGCCACACTCACCACCCTCGCCTCCGAGGAAGAGGCCGCCGCGGGAGCGAACACCGACCGCCCCGGCGCCGACACCCCGGACACGGACCGGATCCCCGGCTCCTTCGAGATGACGTACGACGAACTCGTCCTCGCCCCCGGCTCGGTCTCCCGCACCCTCCCGGTCCCCGGCCTCGCCGAACACGGCATCGGCTTCAAGACCGTCGAGGAAGCCATCGCCCTGCGCAACCACGTCCTGGAGCAGATGGACATCGCCTCCTCCACCCGTGACCCGGAACTGCGCGACGCCGCGCTCACCTACGTCTTCGTCGGAGGCGGCTACGCGGGCGTCGAAGCGCTCGCCGAACTGGCCGACATGGCCCGCTACGCCACCCGCTACTACCACAACGTCAAGGCCGACGACCTGAAGTGGATCCTGGTCGAGGCATCGGACCGCATCCTTCCCGAGGTCGGCCACGACATGGGCAAGTACGCGGTCCGCGAGCTGCGGGCCCGCAACATCGACGTACGACTCGAAACCCGGCTCGACTCCTGCGAGAACCGGGTCGCCGTACTGAGCGACGGCACCCGCTTCCCCACCCGTACCGTCGTCTGGACGGCGGGCGTCAAGCCGCACCCGATCCTCGCCGCCAGCGATCTCCCCCTCGACAAGCGCGGCAAGCTCGTCTGTACGGCCAGACTCACCGTCGACGGCGCCGAACACGCCTGGTCGGCGGGTGACGCCGCCGCCGTACCCGACCTGGCGGCGGACGAACCCGGCGCCGAATGCGCCCCCAACGCGCAACACGCCGTCCGCCAGGCCCGGGTCCTCGCCGAGAACATCGTTGCCTCCCTGAGAGACGAACCGCTGAACGACTATCGTCACCGGTACGCCGGTTCCGTCGCCTCGCTCGGCCTCCACAAAGGCGTCGCGCAGGTGTACGGCCGAAAGCTCAAGGGCTACCCGGCGTGGCTGATGCACCGCGCGTACCACCTCAGCCGCGTCCCCACCTTCAACCGCAAGGCGCGCGTACTGGCGGAGTGGACCCTCTCGGGACTGTTCAAACGGGAGATCGTCTCCCTCGGCTCCCTGGAGCACCCACGTGCCGAGTTCGAACTCGCCGCCGGAATGGAACGACCCAGAGACGTCTGACGTCCCATGTCAGTCCCGTCGGCCACACAGAACGTGTGACCATAGGTGGGTTCACATCTGCACAGAGTGATTCCGCAGAGAGCGATCCGGTAGCCCGCCAAGGCGAACAGCAACGACACCATGAGGCCTGAAAATCCGTGAATTTCACGCGTTGGAGCGCCCGGCTCCCCGGTACACAGCGCCGCATCGCCGCGCGGACGGGCTCGGGAGACTCCCCTGCCAAGCCACGGGACAATTCCGTGCGTTCGCCGGGCGCCAAGAGTTCCGTGCCCGCCGCCCGTGGTGAATTCGAACGACACGGCGAGCAGCACGGCGACCGGACCGGCGAGCACCCCGACGGAAGACCGGACGGGGAGCCGGCGGGAATCCCCGCCCTCGAAGAGCTCTCCGTCCGCGACGTCCTCGGCGGTCTCCCCGCCCTCGTCGCGCTGGTGTACGGCCCCGATCACCGCGTCGCGTACGTCAACGACGCCTACACGGACGCCTTCGGACCACGCGAGCCCGGCACGGCCGCGGCCGAGGGCTGCCCCGAACTGGTCGAGCTGGGCCTGATGCCCCTCATGGACCAGGTGCTGCGCAGCGGTAAGCCCCGTACGGTCAAGTCCCGCAAGGTCCTCGCCGCCACGTCCGGCACGCCCGACACACCGCCCGGCACATCGCCGCACGCCTCCGCCCACGCCTCCGCCCACGGATCGGTCAACGGCTCGCCCACCGTGGCCCGCGACGGCTCTTACACGGTGACCTGCACCCCCGTCGAGGCCAGCGGATCCGGCGGCGTCCTCATCTTCGCCGCCGACGTCACCGACCACGCCGAGGCCGCCGAGCGCCTGCGCGCCAGCGAGCGCCGACTGCGCGAGACCGCCGTCGCCCTCCAGCGCTCCCTCCTCCCGCAGGAGCTGGAACAGCCCGACGACCTGCGCGTCGCCGCCACATACCAGCCGGGCGGTACGGACGCGGCGGTCGGCGGCGACTGGTACGACGTGATCACCCTCGGCGCCGGCCGTACGGCCCTGGTCATCGGCGACGTCATGGGCCGCGGAGTCCGCGCGGCGGCCGTCATGGGCCAACTGCGCACCGCAGTCCGCGCGTACGCCCGCCTCGACCTGCCCCCGCACGAAGTCCTGCAACTGCTCGACGGACTCGCCGCCGAGATCGACCCCAGCCAGATCGCCACCTGCGTCTACGCGGTCCACGACCCCAACGAGGGCCGGCTCGTCTACGCGTCGGCGGGCCATCTGCCGATCCTCGTACGCGCCGAGGACGGCACGGTCGCCCGCGCCGCCGACCCGACGGGTCCCCCGCTCGGCACCGGCGGCTGGATCCACACCTCCGGCACCATCGACCTGGCACCCGGCTCAACCGCCGTCCTCTATACGGATGGTCTCGTCGAGCGGCGCAGCGAGGACATCGACGAGGGCGTGGCATCCCTGGAACGCGCGCTGGCCGGCGCCAAGGGATCACCCCAGGTCGTCTGCGACCGGCTGATCCGCGCGATGGGCGTCACGGCCGAACACGACGACGACGTCGCCGTACTGGTCCTCCAGCACCCCGCCCGCACCGGGCACTCCGCCGAGCTCTTCCACAACGCCGCGCTCGACCTGCTCGGCGGCATCGAGGCCGCGCCGCGCGCCCGCGCGTTCGCCTCGGGAGTCCTCTCCTCGTGGCGCTTCCCCGTCGAGCTCAAAGACCTGGGCGTGCTCGCCACCAGCGAACTCGTCGCCAACTCCCTCCAGCACGGCACCCCGCCGATGCGCCTCAGACTCCGCCGTACGGACCGCAGGCTGATCATCGAGGTCACCGACGGGGACGACCATCTGCCGCTGCGCCGCCACGCCGAACCCGCGGACGAGGCGGGCCGCGGTATCTCGATCGTCGCGACGATCGCCTCGTCCTGGGGCTCGCGCCGCACACCGGGCGGCGGCAAGGCGGTCTGGTGCGAGTTCGCCCTGCCGCACTGACAGGCACCGCGGCACCCTCGGTGCCTCAGCACCTCAGTAGGAGGCGGTGACGGCTTCCGGCTTGTGGACGGCCACGACACGCGAGGTGTACGCGAGTGACGGCTGGTCCTGTACGGGGGTGAGCCGCCGCCCCAGCCGGAGCGCCAGCACACTGACGCCGAGCGAGAAGAGCACGAAGGTCACGATGTACGGGCCGTGCAGAGCGGCCCCCATCGGCCCGCCCACGGCCGGACCGACGGCGAGCGCGAGCTGCTTGACCAGCGCGAAAGCGGCGTTGTACTGCCCGACCATCTCGTCCGGCGCCAGGTCCGCCACCAGCGGTGCCACGGTCGGCGACAGCATCGACTCACCGAGCCCGAACAGCGCGTACGTGGAGATGAAGGCGGCGGTCGCCATCGTCTGGCTGGCGTGCCCCAGTCCCGCGTACCCGGCGATGATCCAGGCGAGCGCCCAGATCAGCCCGACCGAGGCGACGACCCGGCTCCGCCTGCGCCGCTCGACCAGCCTGAGCACGACGAACTGCGCGACGACGATCACGGCGGTGTTGGCCGCCAGCGCGATCCCGAGCGTCGACGGGTCGATCCCGGCGGCCTCGGTGCCGTACGCGGCGAGCCCGGACTCGAACTGCCCGTAGCAGGCGAAGAACAGCACGAAGCCCAGCACGCACAGCTGCACCATCGCGCGGTGCCCGAGCAGCGCGCGCATCCCACCGCCGCCCCGCGCCGCCATCTCCTTGGGAAGGGAGGCGGTCGCGGACGTACGGGGGAGCCGGACCGTGCCCGCCACGGCGGCCAGCACCAGGAACATCGCGGCCTCGATGCCGAACAGCAGGGTGAAGCTCCCCGGCCTGCCGACGTCGACGATCTGTCCACCGATCAGACCGCCGATGCCGAGCCCGAGGTTCTGGAGGAAGAACTGCGTCGCGAAGGCGCGGGTCCGGTTCGACGGCTCGGAGCACCACACGATCATCGTGGCGAGCGCGGGCTGCATGACGGCCGTACCGGCGCCGAGCAGTACGGCCGAGAGCACGGAGGCCGGCACACTCGCCGCCACCCCCATACCGACGGCGCCCGCGGCGGCCAGCACCGCACCACCGACGACGACGGGCAGCGGCCCCCGCCGGTCGATGACACGCCCGGTGAAGGGCAGTACAACGAGCGCGGCCATGGCGAAGACGGCCAGCACGGCCCCCGCCGTACCGGCACCCAGGTCCCGCACCTGGGCCACATACACATAGAGATACGGGACGGTGAACCCGAGCCCGAACGCGCTCAACGCGTTCCCTGCCTGGATCCGGCGCATCGCGGCGCCCATCACCCTGGTCACACTCACCTGCCTCTGAGGAGAAGACTCAACACTGGAAGACCTGAAGCCTGAAGACTTCAAAGCTAAAGTTCGAACCTCAACAATACACACCGAAGGACTTCAACGCCAACGACGGGCGTGCCATACTGCGCGGCATGTCAGACACCCCCGAGGAACCGAGCCTCGACGAACAGATCGCCGCCTATCAGCGCGAGTTCGACGACCTCGACCCCCAGGTGGAGAAGGTCGTCTCGGCGCTCGGCCGGCTCAACCGCCGGATGAACGTGGCGTACGGGAGACAGGTCTCCGACCTCGGCATCAGCAACGCCGAATGGGAAGTCCTCAAGACCCTTGTCCTTGCCGGAGCCCCGTACCGCCTCGGCCCCGGGGAACTGGCCAAACGCCTCGGCCTCACCCCGGCGGCGATGACCCACCGCGTCGACCGCATGGCGGGGGAGGGCCTGGTCACGCGCGACCGGGACGAGAAGAACCGCGTACGGGTCATCGTCGAGCTGACGGACGAGGGCCGTACGAAGTGGCTGGAGGCCATGCGCATGGCCTCGGACTTCGAGGAGGACCTGCTCCAGGACCTCTCGACCGAGGAACGCGGGCTACTCGGCGGGCTCTTGACGCGCCTGCTCCGCCGCGTGGAACACGCCCAGCCGGACGCCGGCGGGCGCCTGACCGACCTGGACTGACAGGGGCCCGGGCGGACGGAGACCGGTGTGACGGAGGGGCGAACAGCCCAAGTTGACACCACCCGGGCCGGTCCGTAAGGTTCTTCGAGTTGTCATGGAGCCGTAACGGTTCCACGGCACACTCCGGCCGCTTGAATGCGGCACACAAACTCTGCTGGACCCCCGGACCGGGAACAATTTCGGCATGCCGAAATCGAATACCGGGACTCGATTTGTGAGTCGACGGGGAAACGGGCTAGAGTTTGAAACGTCGGAACGGCCGCAGGGCCGGAAAGACAAACCCGCTGACTGGGAATCAGGCGCCGAAAGGTTCTGATAGAGTCGGGAACGCAAGACAGCAAGACCGAAGGGAAAGCCCGGAGGGACCCGGAGACGGGACCGAAGGAAGCGTCCGTTCCTTGAGAACTCAACAGCGTGCCAAAAGTCAACGCCAGATATGTTGATACCCCGACCTCGTCCACATTCTGTGGATTGGGTTGAGGTTCCTTTGATAGAAACACAGCGAGGACGCTGTGAACGACCGGTCTTATTCCGACCGGTTGTTCCGCTCTCGTGGTGTCCACCCGATATCGGGTAAACATTCACGGAGAGTTTGATCCTGGCTCAGGACGAACGCTGGCGGCGTGCTTAACACATGCAAGTCGAACGATGAAGCCTTCGGGTGGATTAGTGGCGAACGGGTGAGTAACACGTGGGCAATCTGCCCTGCACTCTGGGACAAGCCCTGGAAACGGGGTCTAATACCGGATAATACTGTGCCCCTCATGGGGGACGGTTAAAAGCTCCGGCGGTGCAGGATGAGCCCGCGGCCTATCAGCTTGTTGGTGGGGTAATGGCCTACCAAGGCGACGACGGGTAGCCGGCCTGAGAGGGCGACCGGCCACACTGGGACTGAGACACGGCCCAGACTCCTACGGGAGGCAGCAGTGGGGAATATTGCACAATGGGCGAAAGCCTGATGCAGCGACGCCGCGTGAGGGATGACGGCCTTCGGGTTGTAAACCTCTTTCAGCAGGGAAGAAGCGAAAGTGACGGTACCTGCAGAAGAAGCGCCGGCTAACTACGTGCCAGCAGCCGCGGTAATACGTAGGGCGCAAGCGTTGTCCGGAATTATTGGGCGTAAAGAGCTCGTAGGCGGTTTGTCACGTCGGGTGTGAAAGCCCGGGGCTTAACCCCGGGTCTGCATTCGATACGGGCAGACTAGAGTGTGGTAGGGGAGATCGGAATTCCTGGTGTAGCGGTGAAATGCGCAGATATCAGGAGGAACACCGGTGGCGAAGGCGGATCTCTGGGCCATTACTGACGCTGAGGAGCGAAAGCGTGGGGAGCGAACAGGATTAGATACCCTGGTAGTCCACGCCGTAAACGTTGGGAACTAGGTGTTGGCGACATTCCACGTCGTCGGTGCCGCAGCTAACGCATTAAGTTCCCCGCCTGGGGAGTACGGCCGCAAGGCTAAAACTCAAAGGAATTGACGGGGGCCCGCACAAGCAGCGGAGCATGTGGCTTAATTCGACGCAACGCGAAGAACCTTACCAAGGCTTGACATACACCGGAAAGCATCAGAGATGGTGCCCCCCTTGTGGTCGGTGTACAGGTGGTGCATGGCTGTCGTCAGCTCGTGTCGTGAGATGTTGGGTTAAGTCCCGCAACGAGCGCAACCCTTGTTCTGTGTTGCCAGCATGCCCTTCGGGGTGATGGGGACTCACAGGAGACCGCCGGGGTCAACTCGGAGGAAGGTGGGGACGACGTCAAGTCATCATGCCCCTTATGTCTTGGGCTGCACACGTGCTACAATGGCCGGTACAATGAGCTGCGATACCGCAAGGTGGAGCGAATCTCAAAAAGCCGGTCTCAGTTCGGATTGGGGTCTGCAACTCGACCCCATGAAGTCGGAGTTGCTAGTAATCGCAGATCAGCATTGCTGCGGTGAATACGTTCCCGGGCCTTGTACACACCGCCCGTCACGTCACGAAAGTCGGTAACACCCGAAGCCGGTGGCCCAACCCCTTGTGGGAGGGAGCTGTCGAAGGTGGGACTGGCGATTGGGACGAAGTCGTAACAAGGTAGCCGTACCGGAAGGTGCGGCTGGATCACCTCCTTTCTAAGGAGCACTTCTCACCAGGCTTGCCTGGTCAGGGGCCAGTACATCGGCGAATGTCCGGTGCTGGTTGCTCATGGGTGGAACGTTGACTATTCGGCACAGTTTTTCATGGTTCTCCAAGTACTGCTTCGGCGTGGAACAGAGGATGATGAAGAGCTGGGCCGGGCGCGCTGTTGGGTGTCTGAGGGTGCGGGCAGTTACTGCTTGTGTCTTCGGGATGCCGGCCCCGGTGAACTCACTGTGTATGCGGTGGGGTGGCGGGTGGTTGGTCGTTGTTTGAGAACTGCACAG
This window of the Streptomyces niveus genome carries:
- a CDS encoding helix-turn-helix domain-containing protein encodes the protein MHIQDSHWQAVVSVDGNGRASTGGIGRAAPLRVDAQRNLEHVLRAAREVFGELGYGAPMEDVARRARVGVGTVYRRFPSKDVLVRRIAEEETSRLTEQARAALGQEDEPWSALARFLRTSVASGAGRLLPPQVLRVGVDVDESTVVPDSADEARVPHQRQSGHPDLRVVGAGEHTSVGAVGALDDELVDPASGTVELLDVVGQLVERARSAGELRPGVTVADVLLVIATAAPALPDAAQQAAASARLLDILLEGLRSRAV
- a CDS encoding NAD(P)/FAD-dependent oxidoreductase; amino-acid sequence: MPHGVVKAEISRGTTPAPPPRARVLVIGGGYVGMYTALRLQQKLRRGEAEVVVVSPNAYMTYQPFLPEAAAGSISPRHVVVPLRRVLPDCKIIVGEARSIDHARRVATLTTLASEEEAAAGANTDRPGADTPDTDRIPGSFEMTYDELVLAPGSVSRTLPVPGLAEHGIGFKTVEEAIALRNHVLEQMDIASSTRDPELRDAALTYVFVGGGYAGVEALAELADMARYATRYYHNVKADDLKWILVEASDRILPEVGHDMGKYAVRELRARNIDVRLETRLDSCENRVAVLSDGTRFPTRTVVWTAGVKPHPILAASDLPLDKRGKLVCTARLTVDGAEHAWSAGDAAAVPDLAADEPGAECAPNAQHAVRQARVLAENIVASLRDEPLNDYRHRYAGSVASLGLHKGVAQVYGRKLKGYPAWLMHRAYHLSRVPTFNRKARVLAEWTLSGLFKREIVSLGSLEHPRAEFELAAGMERPRDV
- a CDS encoding ATP-binding SpoIIE family protein phosphatase gives rise to the protein MNFTRWSARLPGTQRRIAARTGSGDSPAKPRDNSVRSPGAKSSVPAARGEFERHGEQHGDRTGEHPDGRPDGEPAGIPALEELSVRDVLGGLPALVALVYGPDHRVAYVNDAYTDAFGPREPGTAAAEGCPELVELGLMPLMDQVLRSGKPRTVKSRKVLAATSGTPDTPPGTSPHASAHASAHGSVNGSPTVARDGSYTVTCTPVEASGSGGVLIFAADVTDHAEAAERLRASERRLRETAVALQRSLLPQELEQPDDLRVAATYQPGGTDAAVGGDWYDVITLGAGRTALVIGDVMGRGVRAAAVMGQLRTAVRAYARLDLPPHEVLQLLDGLAAEIDPSQIATCVYAVHDPNEGRLVYASAGHLPILVRAEDGTVARAADPTGPPLGTGGWIHTSGTIDLAPGSTAVLYTDGLVERRSEDIDEGVASLERALAGAKGSPQVVCDRLIRAMGVTAEHDDDVAVLVLQHPARTGHSAELFHNAALDLLGGIEAAPRARAFASGVLSSWRFPVELKDLGVLATSELVANSLQHGTPPMRLRLRRTDRRLIIEVTDGDDHLPLRRHAEPADEAGRGISIVATIASSWGSRRTPGGGKAVWCEFALPH
- a CDS encoding MFS transporter; the protein is MGAAMRRIQAGNALSAFGLGFTVPYLYVYVAQVRDLGAGTAGAVLAVFAMAALVVLPFTGRVIDRRGPLPVVVGGAVLAAAGAVGMGVAASVPASVLSAVLLGAGTAVMQPALATMIVWCSEPSNRTRAFATQFFLQNLGLGIGGLIGGQIVDVGRPGSFTLLFGIEAAMFLVLAAVAGTVRLPRTSATASLPKEMAARGGGGMRALLGHRAMVQLCVLGFVLFFACYGQFESGLAAYGTEAAGIDPSTLGIALAANTAVIVVAQFVVLRLVERRRRSRVVASVGLIWALAWIIAGYAGLGHASQTMATAAFISTYALFGLGESMLSPTVAPLVADLAPDEMVGQYNAAFALVKQLALAVGPAVGGPMGAALHGPYIVTFVLFSLGVSVLALRLGRRLTPVQDQPSLAYTSRVVAVHKPEAVTASY
- a CDS encoding MarR family winged helix-turn-helix transcriptional regulator, translated to MSDTPEEPSLDEQIAAYQREFDDLDPQVEKVVSALGRLNRRMNVAYGRQVSDLGISNAEWEVLKTLVLAGAPYRLGPGELAKRLGLTPAAMTHRVDRMAGEGLVTRDRDEKNRVRVIVELTDEGRTKWLEAMRMASDFEEDLLQDLSTEERGLLGGLLTRLLRRVEHAQPDAGGRLTDLD